In [Mycobacterium] stephanolepidis, the genomic window CGCCGATGGGTTGCAGCAGCATCAGGAAGATCAGCCCCGCCAAGTTGATCCAGGTGGCGGTCATGGCCTGGTCCTTGTAGGCGGTCTTGACGATTGCCGGTGCGTTGACGCTGTAGGTGTAGAACGCGAGAGTGCCGCCCATGGTGATGAGGAAGCACAGCAGCAGCGGTTTCCAGTACCGGGTGAGCAGCTCGCGCATCGACCCGGAGCTGGTGTCGGCACCGGCCTTGATGGCCGCCAGCTGCTCCTCGCTGAGCGATTCGTCCATGGTGCGCCGCAGCCAGTACACGACGATCGCGGCCACACCTCCGACGGCAAAGGCTATACGCCAACCGAATTCGTGAACCTGATCCTTGTCGAAGACGGTCAGAATGATCAGCAGTGTGAACTGGGCAAGCACATGACCGCCCACCAAAGTCACGTACTGGAACGACGAGAAGAATCCGCGTCGTTCACGGGTGGCCGCCTCGGACATATAGGTGGCCGAGGTGCCGTACTCGCCTCCCGTCGCGAAGCCCTGGACGAGTCTGCACAGGATCAGCACGATGGGTGCGGCCATTCCGATGCTGGTGCGCGAGGGCACCAGCGCGATGACCATGGAGCACGCCGCCATCAGCGAGACGCTGATGGTCAACGCGGCACGGCGACCGTGCCGGTCGGCGAACCTGCCGAAGAACCACGATCCCAAAGGCCGGGTGATGAAGGTGACCGCGAAGATCGCGTACACGTAGATCGTCGAGTTCTCGTCGGTCTCATCGAAGAACTGCTTCTCGAAATACATCGCGAAGACGGTGTAGACGTAGACGTCGTACCACTCGACGAGGTTCCCGGAGGACCCTCTGATGGTGTTCCAGATGGCGCGGCGAGTGTCGGCCCGGCCCGATGGAGTTGGCGTGTTGGTAGTCGAAACGGTCATGCAGGCTTACTGACCACCGGATGACGGACCCGGCGGTGGGCCGTGCCGGGCAGGATCGGGCGCGGTGATGCTGCTGGTCGATGCCACCGCGGCGGGAGCGTCGGCTGCCGGACCGTCGGTCGACGGCATCATCCACGCCGGAGCCTTGCGCGTCGGCGACACCGCCACCGGCTTCGGCGTGGACGACGAGGGTTGCGGTCCCGATGTAGTGGGCGATGGCGCCGTGGTGGCAGGCGATGTCGTCGCGCTCAACGGATTGGCACTCTTGGAGGTCGACGCCGGGGCGCTCGTCGAACTGCTGCTGGGAGTCACAGCGCTACTGCCGGCGGCCACGGCGTTGAGCCGGCCGACGACGAAGTCGGCGGCCCGGTCGGCCGATCCGTCGGA contains:
- a CDS encoding MFS transporter, coding for MTVSTTNTPTPSGRADTRRAIWNTIRGSSGNLVEWYDVYVYTVFAMYFEKQFFDETDENSTIYVYAIFAVTFITRPLGSWFFGRFADRHGRRAALTISVSLMAACSMVIALVPSRTSIGMAAPIVLILCRLVQGFATGGEYGTSATYMSEAATRERRGFFSSFQYVTLVGGHVLAQFTLLIILTVFDKDQVHEFGWRIAFAVGGVAAIVVYWLRRTMDESLSEEQLAAIKAGADTSSGSMRELLTRYWKPLLLCFLITMGGTLAFYTYSVNAPAIVKTAYKDQAMTATWINLAGLIFLMLLQPIGGLISDKVGRKPLLLWFGFGGVVYTYVLITYLPQTRSPIASFLLVAGAYVILTGYTSINALVKSELFPSHVRALGVGVGYALANSVFGGTAPLIYQALKEHGQVPLFIAYVTVCIAMSLVVYLVFLKNKGDTYLDREQGSAFNR